One genomic segment of Myripristis murdjan chromosome 20, fMyrMur1.1, whole genome shotgun sequence includes these proteins:
- the LOC115378991 gene encoding uncharacterized protein LOC115378991 translates to MHFSLLNQSRTDHPPGESHLDCITGLCVCPELRMFISSSLDGTVHIWNEENRLIRTLQLSAEPECMAYSGLRAELFLGIRGDLYRMNCARFLPHDYQEMLHCAPNYDHVIDLPIQIKAKRSKQKTADKTIKEKNSKNIIITDRNPLFSENMWRQKEYETLLARDEDLAALLQGTVMCKRRKPPSTEQTRKEAFGRYMKIVYGMPHNIKFDFDDMFDPDELAFFPEPLDDECCTAVDLNGKQDKPQTVETKEEEPVPAQCNVADFKSKTVLIEKSWHDLVPRQPFPKQPLRAKDKQILKEEPPQRLPSPREQPEPKKPAPPPFSPRTPAPVPPRTPTPEMPGFLKQFAEEGWFRDIYPDRRSIPATLSPDDFSLQLLDYLNNCSAPFKIKIVAVLQALHSQGLLKKTDMFYKGLIDSVPRHIRANMSPGEQSLISEILHLLVCLKSDSCDLVRSLLTLLAYNKYLWKKVLSILTEIGVHEAEQWLCPELESWDSELLDQSDVWKSLHERVEFWLELWTSKYKEHSRCQDLKSLAQRKPVTFTMVDVLNYFCSTQKEEYIKSTHVAPTGRKDTVLLPQFDCSSQAIHRLGENYSLARIRRPTGIFLPPLRNRPFLMCFPKFITLPLPRISLRPFHIHSDQSWPKASPHRYFILQQSYVEYYR, encoded by the exons ATGCACTTCAGCCTGCTCAACCAGAGCCGGACTGACCACCCGCCTGGGGAGAGCCATTTAGACTGCATCACAG gtctatgtgtgtgtcctgagctGAGAATGTTTATCTCTAGCAGTCTAGATGGGACTGTGCATATTTGGAACGAGGAGAATCGCCTCATCAG GACACTCCAGCTGAGTGCAGAGCCTGAGTGCATGGCTTACAGCGGGCTAAGAGCAGAATTGTTCCTGGGCATCAGAGGAGATCTGTACAGGATGAACTGTGCCAGGTTCCTGCCACACGACTACCAAGAAATG CTCCATTGTGCTCCTAATTATGATCATGTCATCGACTTGCCTATCCAGATCAAGGCAAAGCGCAGTAAACAAAA GACTGCTGACAAAActataaaagagaaaaacagcaaaaacatcataatcaCAGACAGAAACCCATTATTCAGTGAAAACATGTGGAGACAGAAG GAATATGAGACCTTACTGGCACGGGACGAAGATCTAGCTGCTCTCCTGCAAGGCACAGTAATGTGCAAGAGAAGAAAGCCTCCCAGTACAGAGCAAACCCGGAAAGAGGCTTTTGGTCGCTACATGAAAATAGTATATGGCATGCCTCACAACATTAAG TTTGATTTCGACGACATGTTTGACCCAGACGAACTTGCATTTTTTCCTGAACCACTTGACGATGAATGCTGTACTGCCGTAGACCTTAATGGGAAACAAGACAAGCCCCAGACAGTTGAGACAAAGGAGGAG GAGCCAGTTCCAGCCCAGTGCAATGTGGCAGACTTCAAATCAAAGACAGTGCTGATAGAAAAGTCATGGCATGATTTAGTGCCACGCCAACCTTTTCCGAAGCAACCCCTCAGAGCAAAGGATAAGCAGATTTTGAAAGAGGAACCG CCTCAAAGGCTCCCCTCTCCAAGAGAGCAACCTGAACCCAAAAAACCTGCTCCACCTCCTTTTTCACCAAGGACCCCAGCACCAGTCCCACCGAGGACACCCACCCCAGAGATGCCAGGGTTCCTCAAACAGTTTGCAGAGGAGGGCTGGTTCAGGGACATATATCCAGATCGCAGG AGTATCCCAGCCACCTTATCTCCAGATGATTTCTCCCTGCAACTACTAGACTATCTAAACAATTGCAGTGCCCCATTCAAGATCAAGATCGTGGCTGTGCTCCAGGCACTTCACAGCCAGGGACTcctaaaaaaaacagacatgtttTACAAAGGTCTTATTGACTCTGTGCCCAGACACATCAGAGCTAACATG TCCCCTGGGGAGCAAAGCCTAATTAGTGAAATACTCCACCTGTTGGTGTGTCTAAAATCTGACAGCTGCGACCTTGTGAGGAGTCTTCTCACTCTTCTGGCATATAACAAATATCTCTG GAAGAAAGTCCTGAGCATCCTGACAGAGATAGGTGTGCATGAGGCTGAGCAGTGGCTGTGTCCAGAGCTGGAGAGCTGGGACTCGGAGCTGCTGGACCAATCTGATGTGTGGAAGAGCCTGCATGAGAGAGTGGAGTTCTGGCTGGAGTTATGGACCTCCAAAtacaaa GAACACAGCAGGTGTCAGGACCTCAAGAGCCTCGCACAGCGGAAGCCTGTCACCTTCACGATGGTTGATGTGCTTAATTACTTCTGCTCTACTCAAAAGGAGGAATACATAAAGTCCACACATGTTGCACCCACTGGGCGCAAAGACACTGTGCTTCTGCCCCAGTTTGACTG CAGTTCTCAAGCAATCCACCGTCTAGGAGAGAATTATAGCCTGGCTAGGATACGCAGACCAACAG GTATATTTCTGCCTCCTCTGCGAAACCGTCCATTTCTCATGTGTTTTCCCAAATTCATCACCCTGCCCTTACCTCGGATCAGTCTTCGTCCCTTCCATATCCACTCAGACCAGAGCTGGCCGAAGGCCTCGCCTCACCGTTACTTCATTTTACAGCAGTCTTATGTAGAGTACTACAGGTGA
- the LOC115379221 gene encoding WD repeat-containing protein 97-like produces MVVMASLASHETDESESDEKSRAPVLSPSPTLRLPSQPSEGRRKSRGKTPGQWEFHGPAVDENKQQVFTHGVHFLRHFPCDSPVRYMMYSEDAAAVVSLHTNNTARLYQADGHQLRSQAWSVPCPFTGLTSTKLPGHLVAWGPGENLVLLDSEFHYLDVAHEPLDIRVCQAAEHSTEVVTAGAGNVCVWSVRHMRCKVKILEGLQQSVFTQMALAPPTSSKPHRAFAVCGRVVTVVDLSAGKVLEHKTDLCLRNITALVFCAQLDCLIIASQDLSIRVWDQDWELCMAFVGHNGVVNSLLYCTEFGMLISASMDCTLRCWDVEKGDEVQCVHTEENSPPLFIGGPEKEGTFYSFSHHGVDFWTMNTLYTLHCKLRGDARLPLRQVLVPPFPAPYPTRALCVSGDSDVMLVAAETGAVLTSFMSKQRILCADYCLHKEVLLVLTEAGTVLQANTLTNPVTLMEEWQGRGLGPWQWESGMTRAQNLPNPGPACCLVLYSCIVETQRALKEWQSLQEERGHSHRKKATLDDAKNK; encoded by the exons ATGGTGGTGATGGCGTCCCTTGCCTCACATGAGACAGATGAGAGTGAAAGTGATGAGAAAAGCAGAGCACCAGTACTCTCTCCCAGTCCTACCCTCAGGCTGCCATCTCAACCATCTGAAGGGAGGAGGAAATCAAGAGGAAAGACACCGGGACAGTGGGAGTTTCATGGCCCGGCTGTGGAcgag AACAAGCAGCAAGTGTTCACTCATGGCGTCCACTTCCTGCGCCACTTTCCCTGTGACAGCCCTGTGCGGTACATGATGTATTCTGAGGATGCTGCAGCGGTGGTCAGCCtccacacaaacaacacagccCGCTTGTACCAGGCTGACGGGCACCAGCTGCGCTCCCAAGCCTGGTCGGTCCCATGCCCCTTCACAGGCCTCACCTCTACTAAGCTTCCAGGTCATCTGGTGGCATGGGGCCCGGGGGAAAATTTAGTGCTTTTGGACAGTGAGTTTCACTACCTGGATGTGGCCCACGAGCCCCTGGACATACGTGTGTGTCAGGCCGCGGAGCACTCCACAGAGGTGGTGACTGCAGGGGcggggaatgtgtgtgtgtggtctgtgaGACACATGAGGTGTAAGGTGAAGATACTGGAGGGTCTGCAGCAGAGTGTCTTCACTCAAATGGCCTTGGCACCCCCAACGTCCAGTAAGCCCCACAGAGCCTTTGCTGTGTGCGGCAGAGTCGTGACAGTGGTCGACCTCAGTGCTGGGAAAGTTTTGGAGCACAAAACGGACCTCTGCTTACG CAATATCACTGCACTGGTGTTCTGTGCTCAACTGGACTGCTTGATCATCGCATCTCAAGACCTGTCCATTAGAGTATGGGATCAAGACTGGGAGCTCTGTATGGCTTTTGTAGGACATAATG gTGTGGTGAATTCACTACTCTACTGCACTGAGTTTGGCATGCTGATTTCAGCCTCGATGGATTGCACTTTGCGTTGCTGGGATGTGGAGAAGGGGGACGAGGTCCAGTGTGTccacacagaggagaacagtCCCCCCTTGTTCATCGGAGGCCCTGAAAAAGAAGGCACCTTCTACTCCTTCTCTCATCATGGAGTAGACTTCTGGACCATGAACACCTTGTACACGCTCCACTGTAAACTGAGAGGGGATGCAAGGCTCCCGTTGAGACAAGTCCTAGTCCCACCTTTCCCTGCTCCTTACCCCACCCGAGCGCTCTGTGTCAGTGGTGACAGTGATGTTATGCTGGTGGCTGCAGAAACAGGTGCAGTGCTAACttctttcatgtcaaaacagaGGATTTTGTGTGCTGATTACTGCCTGCACAAAGAGGTCCTGCTGGTCCTGACAGAGGCAGGCACAGTGCTCCAGGCCAACACTCTCACCAACCCGGTGACGCTGATGGAAGAGTGGCAGGGGAGGGGCCTGGGGCCCTGGCAGTGGGAGAGTGGAATGACTAGGGCCCAGAATCTGCCAAACCCCGGTCCTGCTTGCTGCCTGGTACTCTACAGCTGCATTGTTGAAACTCAAAGAGCCCTCAAGGAGTGGCAGAGtttgcaggaggagagaggacacTCTCACAGGAAGAAGGCAACACTTGATGATGCCAAGAACAAGTGA